The following are encoded in a window of Streptomyces sp. 11x1 genomic DNA:
- a CDS encoding response regulator transcription factor gives MTGQVIRVVVADDQELVRSGFALILDVQPDIEVVAEVGDGVEAVEAVRRHRADVALLDIRMPRMDGIEACRAISATCTSGTSSASTAGGAGPTGGAGGGCRVVMLTTFDSDEYVYEALHAGASGFLLKDVRRDDLVHAVRVVARGDSLLAPSVARRLVEQYTRPTVNAAPDRRPDPRLDVLTGRERETLLLLARGLSNAEIAAELVVSDHTVKTHVGNVLAKLGLRDRIQAVICAYETGLIAAGDDSLWAGGTLPGAGGDPSGRPPVPRLPGPGTPGGGGGRPPGGAERALSSPMSARKLRP, from the coding sequence GTGACCGGTCAGGTGATCCGGGTGGTCGTCGCCGATGACCAGGAGCTGGTGCGGAGCGGGTTCGCGTTGATCCTCGACGTGCAGCCCGACATCGAGGTCGTCGCGGAGGTCGGTGACGGGGTGGAGGCGGTCGAGGCGGTGCGGCGGCACCGCGCCGACGTGGCGCTGCTCGACATCCGGATGCCCCGGATGGACGGCATCGAGGCGTGCCGGGCGATCAGTGCGACATGTACGAGCGGTACGAGCAGTGCGAGCACTGCCGGCGGTGCGGGCCCTACAGGCGGTGCGGGCGGCGGCTGTCGGGTGGTCATGCTGACGACCTTCGACTCCGACGAGTACGTGTACGAGGCGCTGCACGCGGGGGCCAGCGGGTTCCTGCTCAAGGACGTCCGGCGGGACGATCTCGTGCACGCGGTGCGGGTGGTGGCGCGGGGCGACTCGCTGCTCGCGCCGTCCGTGGCCCGGCGGCTCGTGGAGCAGTACACACGGCCCACCGTGAACGCCGCCCCGGACCGGCGGCCCGACCCCCGGCTCGACGTGCTGACCGGCAGGGAGCGGGAGACCCTGTTGCTGCTGGCGCGAGGGCTGTCGAACGCCGAGATCGCCGCCGAACTGGTCGTCAGCGATCACACGGTCAAGACCCATGTCGGCAACGTGCTCGCCAAGCTCGGCCTGCGCGACCGTATCCAGGCGGTGATCTGCGCGTACGAGACGGGGCTGATCGCGGCGGGTGACGACTCGCTCTGGGCGGGTGGCACGTTGCCCGGGGCGGGCGGGGATCCCTCGGGGAGGCCGCCGGTTCCCCGCCTGCCCGGGCCCGGTACGCCGGGCGGGGGTGGAGGTCGCCCGCCCGGGGGAGCCGAGCGCGCCTTGTCCTCCCCCATGTCGGCGAGGAAACTGCGCCCCTAG
- a CDS encoding serine hydrolase domain-containing protein: MRSTTRTLLAAALVLGAAAGPTVLPATAAPGPALASASARSEAPSSADTRLTTAMEAAIAGLPSADATAALVRVGGSEGVWRGSSGVHDLTTGRAADPSARFRAGSVTKVFTAAVVLRLVAAGKVDLDRSARSYLPELIPASYSGVTVRQLLNHTHGIPAPDFPWTTIEGAYANRFRIHDPEEMVRSATAKEREFTPGERQHYLNIGYTIAGLIVERVTGDSYEEQVARQVLRPLGLRDTYVPGTDPRIVGPHNHGYQRMTLDDGTTGLRDVTVWGVTDGWAAGDIVSTTADLERFTKALFRGRVVPRGPVLEEMFTVPQVTDHKTGKPAEYAVGLARKVLGGRAVWGKTGGRWGYNSVVASTRDGSRTLVYSVNSTDAKGGTMNKVAMNVMVAAYGMPS, encoded by the coding sequence ATGAGGAGCACCACCCGTACGTTGCTCGCCGCCGCCCTCGTGCTGGGGGCTGCCGCCGGGCCGACGGTACTGCCGGCCACCGCGGCACCCGGCCCGGCCCTCGCCTCCGCCTCCGCACGGTCGGAAGCACCGTCGTCGGCGGACACCCGGCTCACCACCGCCATGGAGGCCGCCATCGCCGGGCTGCCCTCCGCCGACGCGACCGCCGCACTCGTGCGGGTCGGGGGGAGCGAGGGGGTGTGGCGCGGCAGTTCGGGCGTGCACGACCTCACCACCGGCCGGGCCGCCGATCCGAGCGCCCGCTTCCGGGCCGGTTCGGTGACCAAGGTGTTCACGGCCGCCGTCGTGCTGCGGCTGGTCGCCGCGGGGAAAGTCGACCTCGACCGGAGCGCCCGCTCGTACCTGCCCGAGCTGATCCCGGCGTCGTACAGCGGCGTCACCGTCCGGCAGTTGCTCAACCACACGCACGGCATCCCCGCGCCCGACTTCCCGTGGACGACCATCGAGGGGGCGTACGCGAACCGCTTCCGGATCCACGACCCCGAGGAGATGGTGCGGTCGGCGACGGCGAAGGAGCGGGAGTTCACGCCGGGAGAGCGGCAGCACTACCTCAACATCGGCTACACGATCGCCGGACTCATCGTCGAGCGGGTGACGGGGGACTCGTACGAGGAGCAGGTCGCGCGGCAGGTGCTGAGGCCGCTCGGACTGCGGGACACGTACGTCCCGGGGACCGATCCGCGCATCGTCGGCCCGCACAACCACGGGTACCAGCGGATGACCCTCGACGACGGGACGACCGGGCTGCGGGACGTGACCGTGTGGGGCGTGACGGACGGCTGGGCGGCCGGGGACATCGTCTCGACCACGGCCGATCTGGAGCGGTTCACGAAGGCGCTGTTCCGGGGACGGGTCGTGCCGCGCGGGCCGGTGCTGGAGGAGATGTTCACGGTGCCGCAGGTGACGGACCACAAGACGGGCAAGCCCGCCGAGTACGCCGTCGGGCTGGCGCGCAAGGTGCTCGGCGGGCGTGCGGTGTGGGGCAAGACGGGTGGCCGTTGGGGCTACAACAGCGTCGTCGCCTCCACGCGGGACGGTTCGCGCACCCTCGTCTACAGCGTCAACTCCACGGACGCCAAGGGCGGCACCATGAACAAGGTGGCCATGAACGTGATGGTGGCGGCCTACGGGATGCCGTCGTAG
- a CDS encoding carboxymuconolactone decarboxylase family protein translates to MEARLNLFANPLTGKLVKHLVGADKVIASSELPKATQELVKIRASQINGCGYCLDMHTKEAEHAGETAQRLHMVAGWREAKVFTDAERAALELAEQGTRIADGAGGVPDGVWENAAKHYDEDQLLALVALIALINTFNRLNVMVRQPAGDYQVGMLG, encoded by the coding sequence ATGGAAGCGCGTCTGAACCTGTTCGCCAACCCCCTCACCGGCAAGCTCGTCAAGCACCTCGTCGGCGCCGACAAGGTGATCGCCTCGTCCGAACTCCCCAAGGCAACACAGGAGTTGGTGAAAATCCGCGCCAGTCAGATCAACGGCTGCGGGTACTGCCTCGACATGCACACCAAGGAGGCCGAGCACGCCGGGGAGACCGCGCAGCGGCTGCACATGGTGGCGGGCTGGCGAGAGGCGAAGGTCTTCACGGACGCCGAGCGCGCCGCGCTGGAACTCGCCGAGCAGGGCACCCGCATCGCCGACGGGGCCGGCGGCGTCCCGGACGGGGTCTGGGAGAACGCGGCCAAGCACTACGACGAGGACCAGCTCCTCGCCCTGGTGGCGCTGATCGCCCTCATCAACACCTTCAACCGGCTGAACGTCATGGTGCGGCAGCCGGCCGGTGACTACCAGGTGGGCATGCTGGGCTGA
- a CDS encoding alpha/beta hydrolase: MTTYRYAPRRTTRLRLVGAAVTALVLAATGTATQAMAAQDTTRQPQSAKTPPPPVPTLAWTDCQGGYECADADVPLDYREPQGRKITLAVVRKKAADPAKRKGTLFMQPGGPGNSGVDFVRNNYDDLPAALRDSFDVFGYDVRGVGRSSALTCFDDARYTKAVTDAKGVPGPDAFGPAVREAAEFNQACLDNSGGLLPYVGTEYVARDIDLLRQALGEEQLTYYGRSFGAYIGTVYASMFPKRVRAATLDGAYDPYKYAYRPYEYDRAQYLALDGTMSRFLDWCAADQAVCGFGDGDPRGAFEQLKKDLDANPVTTANGGKANGYTLVYRLMFNINEGKVIWPSLGAALKKAQARDNTSFLLRPPSPASFDFLGPNVVVECVDKDYPKSLRKLERNVTANAKDAPLLGPAMAFGPPTYDHQHATACVQWPAETPSRYDGSFRAKGSAPILVLGTTGDPDTPYQDAVALSRQLDNASLLTFDAEGHTAFGRSACATDAVVNYLVDQVVPASGTTCADETQPPSSTPKTAPPGTTLSELRNGVNERVERIGDAS; the protein is encoded by the coding sequence ATGACCACGTATCGGTACGCACCCAGACGTACCACTCGGCTCAGACTCGTCGGTGCCGCCGTGACGGCGCTCGTCCTCGCCGCGACGGGGACGGCGACCCAGGCGATGGCCGCGCAGGACACGACGCGGCAGCCGCAGTCGGCGAAGACCCCGCCGCCGCCCGTGCCGACGCTCGCCTGGACCGACTGCCAGGGCGGGTACGAGTGCGCCGACGCGGATGTCCCACTGGACTACCGGGAGCCGCAGGGCCGCAAGATCACGCTCGCGGTGGTCCGCAAGAAGGCCGCCGACCCGGCCAAGCGCAAGGGCACGCTCTTCATGCAGCCCGGCGGACCGGGCAACTCCGGCGTGGACTTCGTCCGCAACAACTACGACGACCTCCCGGCCGCCCTGCGCGACTCGTTCGACGTCTTCGGCTACGACGTCCGCGGTGTCGGCCGCAGTTCGGCGCTCACCTGCTTCGACGACGCCCGCTACACCAAGGCCGTCACCGACGCCAAGGGCGTCCCCGGCCCGGACGCCTTCGGCCCGGCGGTGCGCGAGGCCGCCGAGTTCAACCAGGCCTGCCTCGACAACTCGGGCGGCCTGCTGCCGTACGTCGGCACGGAGTACGTCGCCCGTGACATCGACCTGCTGCGCCAGGCCCTCGGCGAGGAGCAACTGACGTACTACGGGCGGTCGTTCGGCGCGTACATCGGCACCGTCTACGCGTCGATGTTCCCCAAGCGGGTGCGGGCGGCGACGCTCGACGGGGCGTACGACCCGTACAAGTACGCCTACCGCCCCTACGAGTACGACCGGGCCCAGTACCTGGCGCTGGACGGCACGATGAGCCGCTTCCTCGACTGGTGCGCCGCCGACCAGGCGGTCTGCGGCTTCGGTGACGGCGACCCGCGCGGGGCGTTCGAGCAGCTGAAGAAGGACCTCGACGCCAACCCGGTGACGACCGCGAACGGCGGGAAGGCCAACGGCTACACCTTGGTCTACCGGCTGATGTTCAACATCAACGAGGGCAAGGTCATCTGGCCCTCCCTCGGCGCGGCGCTGAAGAAGGCGCAGGCGCGGGACAACACCTCGTTCCTGCTGCGGCCGCCGTCCCCGGCGAGCTTCGACTTCCTCGGCCCGAACGTGGTCGTCGAGTGCGTCGACAAGGACTACCCGAAGAGCCTGCGCAAGCTGGAGCGGAACGTCACGGCCAACGCGAAGGACGCGCCGCTGCTGGGCCCGGCCATGGCGTTCGGTCCGCCGACCTACGACCACCAGCACGCCACCGCGTGCGTCCAGTGGCCCGCCGAGACGCCCAGCCGCTACGACGGCTCCTTCCGGGCCAAGGGTTCGGCGCCGATCCTGGTGCTCGGCACCACCGGTGACCCGGACACCCCGTACCAGGACGCGGTCGCGCTGTCCCGGCAGCTGGACAACGCCTCGCTGCTGACGTTCGACGCCGAGGGCCACACGGCGTTCGGCCGCAGCGCCTGTGCGACGGACGCGGTCGTGAACTACCTCGTCGACCAGGTGGTCCCGGCCTCCGGCACCACCTGCGCGGACGAGACCCAGCCGCCGTCCTCGACGCCGAAGACGGCGCCGCCCGGCACGACCCTGAGCGAGCTGCGCAACGGCGTCAACGAGCGCGTCGAGCGCATCGGCGACGCAAGCTGA